GGTAATTTTTATCAATAAGAAAATTTATATGTCCAACAACTTTTTGTTCACTGTTGTTAATCAATGCAAAAGTCATGGAGCGATGTGCATCAAACTCCACACGTGTGTTCCAGCGATAGTCTTGAAGCGAAACAGTGTTCATCCTTGTTTTTGAAATTCCAATCCCGTCACATGCTTCTTTAGGTACTTCATTATCTACCACAAAGGATGATGTTTGCCGGTCAAACCGATATAGATCCCGATCCGGGTGCCAGCAACCGATCCGCTCATCAGGTGTATAATAAATATTCGAGAAAAGTGAGTCCTCAATGGCACTGGCCAGAACTTCTCTGAAATGAGGTGGAAAATTTTTGTTCTCCTCCCAGGTATCTTCAAGATCGCTCATATCCAGCTTGCTGATGCCGCGAAACGGAGAGTAAAAGCGATGTCGTACAGCATGGGTAAACTCTTCCAACTGAGACTTTCGGTTTTCTTTTGCTGATTCAATGGAAGATTCTCGAAGAGCATACAGTGAATAGACATTTAACCCGGTCAGCACAACAACCGCTAAAATACCAACGCCAAGGAAGAACCATCGAAGCGTATTACTCTGTTTATATTTGTTAAAGATTGATTTCATGTTGAGTACTGAATTGTATGTAGGCTAATCCTGAAACTTAAATGAAAATAAGAATACTTTCAGGTACTAAAATTTTGAGGACTTATCCCATTTTTGTAAGTGTAAACTTATTGCATGTTGTATGTCCTTTTGTCTTGATACAAAAGAACGAAAAATCAAGACTGTGAATACTTGGCGGCGGACACGAGTTCACCGTGGAATCCTTTCAATGGTCCATCAGGTTTTCAGCCCTTAAATTTCGCTCCTCGCCGGTATGAAAGGATTCTTCTCACGGTTCTCTCGTTGTCCTTTTTCCCGCCAACTATTCAAGGTCGGTTATTTTCCCAAAATCACCATTTCCACTTGTTAAATGTATTAAACTACTGTTATTTAATACTTTAGCATACTTAAACTTATAATTTCGGGGTAACTTCTCCTAAAATTTTCAGTTGTACGACAAATTGTGCTTAGCTTGGTCACACCATTCAAAAAATAGCGCGAGTGTCTCGCTCGTGCTCTGAAAAAATGGCCACAAGCGAGTCAACTACGCTAAAAGCTTCGTCGACCGAGGACGCTTGCGCCATACCCCAATTTCCAATTTACCCATCTTCGGCTGACCACTGGTTATTGGATCGATCTACATCCGGGAATTTAAAATCCGGATCAACTGTCACGTTAACAACGGGGATTTCAGATGAAAGTTGGATCTGTTTTGTTCTGTAACCATTTAACCAGTGTTCTACGTCTACTTTTTCTGTTTGAGTTGTGTTGTCTTCAAACTCAACTTGAACGGTTACGGGCATTGGCACATTACCGTGGTCTTCAATATTTATCAGGATTTCACTGTCGTTTTGAGAAACATTTGTAACGCCATGATCGAGCACCCAGGTTTCGTAATACCAGGATCGCCAGAACCATGAGAGATCCCGACCGCTTACATCTTCGTATGTTCTGAACATATCCCACGGGTAGGGGTGCTTAAAAGCCCAACGGTCGATAAATTCCCGGTGGGCTTCCATAAAGAGTTCATCACCAAGAAGTCCTTTCAGAGCATAAAGAATGGATGCCGGTTTATCGTAGGAGGCTACACTATAGCTGTTGGCATAGTAATGATAATCAGACCACCGCATGAGCTCTCCCTCAAGTTCAGTTCCTGCAATCTGCATGTAACTGGCAAATACATCCAGTTGATCAAACCGGTCGGGACTATAATAGTCGGCAGAAGCGAGGTTATCATGAAATTGAGTAAACCCTTCATCCATCCATGTGTATCGTCTCTCATTTGTACTTAGTATCATTGGAATCCACATGTGGGCCAGTTCGTGTGCGGTTACTCCATACAACCGAACGGTTCCGGCGCTATTGTAATCGCCAATCAGGGTCATCATAGGGTGCTCCATTCCGCCGCCGATAATACCGGAACCTTCAACCGATGTCATATGCGGCCAGGGATAGGCTTTACCCGTGTACTCCGCTAAAAAATCAATAGAGTGTTGTGCGTATTCGGTTTGATCGGTCCAGAATTTGGCCGGTTCGCGATAAAATGTGTTAATTCGTGTATAGTCCATCTCACCGTCGCCGTCAACATCTCCGGCTTCGGTTCGGGCACTTTCCCATTTTGACTCTAATGTGGCACTGAATGCTACATCCCTCACATTATAGGCCTGGAATCTCCAGGTAAGTTTTCCATCTTCGCTGTCAATTGTAGCTTCGTCCAGTTCCTCAAAATCGGCAATCGTTATCACTTCGTCACTCTCACCCGCCTGCCGGTATCTGTCGAGCATTTTCTCTGAGAGCGTGCTCCCGGGATTCATAAACTCCCCGGTTGACATCACCAGCCAGTCTTCTGGTGCGGTGATAGTTACATCATAATCGGCAAACCCGTGATAGAACTCGGCCTTTCCTAAAAATGGATCATTAAACCAGCCGATTACATCATCATAAACAGCAATTTTTGGATACCAATAAGCTATATAATACAGGTTGTTGTTGCTGCGCCCCATGCGTCCTGAGCCATCCCCTGCAGCTCCGTGTTCGGGAATTTCGAAAGACCATTCAAAACCAAATTCCATTGATTCGCCGGATTGCAACTCCTCTTCAGGGTAGATGTAAAGTGTGGTGCCATCCAAAATGTAGCCCCCCTCTTCCTGG
The Balneolaceae bacterium genome window above contains:
- a CDS encoding M1 family metallopeptidase; the encoded protein is MKFFSKPVTYLLFLTIFIFSSCSTSDQVQEPSRDLETLVNQLERPLPYPVHPPASYQMAVNNGTRTETGEPGENYWQNYSYYTLHAEIDPETNMLHGNSQVTFENNSPQSHRVIVVEIAQNLHKAGLPKNEYVEITGGVDLTRITVEGSEIEETNIYRRWTQEEGGYILDGTTLYIYPEEELQSGESMEFGFEWSFEIPEHGAAGDGSGRMGRSNNNLYYIAYWYPKIAVYDDVIGWFNDPFLGKAEFYHGFADYDVTITAPEDWLVMSTGEFMNPGSTLSEKMLDRYRQAGESDEVITIADFEELDEATIDSEDGKLTWRFQAYNVRDVAFSATLESKWESARTEAGDVDGDGEMDYTRINTFYREPAKFWTDQTEYAQHSIDFLAEYTGKAYPWPHMTSVEGSGIIGGGMEHPMMTLIGDYNSAGTVRLYGVTAHELAHMWIPMILSTNERRYTWMDEGFTQFHDNLASADYYSPDRFDQLDVFASYMQIAGTELEGELMRWSDYHYYANSYSVASYDKPASILYALKGLLGDELFMEAHREFIDRWAFKHPYPWDMFRTYEDVSGRDLSWFWRSWYYETWVLDHGVTNVSQNDSEILINIEDHGNVPMPVTVQVEFEDNTTQTEKVDVEHWLNGYRTKQIQLSSEIPVVNVTVDPDFKFPDVDRSNNQWSAEDG